The Actinomycetota bacterium genome includes the window CCCCCCTGGCCGACCCGGGCCCCGCCGGGAGCGCGACCCCCCAGCGCGCCGGGCGGCCCGCCCCAGCCCGCGTCGGCGACGTAGAGCCGGCCGTCGGGGCCGTACGCGGCGCTCACCGGCGCGTCGAGCTTGCCGGCGCCCCACTTCCCGCCGCGGACGAACGAGTAGACCTCGCCGTCGCGCGTCAGCTTGACGAGCCGGCGGTTCAGCAGGTCCGCGACGACCATGTTGCCCTCGGCGTCACAGGTGACGTCGTGCGGGCGGCGGAAGCGCATGCCCGTCGCCGGGTCGAGGCCGTCGTACGAGTCGACGATCTCGGCCTGGACGTCGGTGTCCGGGGTCGCGACCGGCACGGGGCGTGTGGGCGACTCGACGACGGTGAGGTAGAAGGCTCCCAGCCCGACGAGCGCGAGCAGCAGGACGGCGAGGATCGCCGTGAGCGCGCGGTCGCGCGGGCCGAGGCGTGGGCGCTCACGGGGATCGCCGGTCACGGGGTCTCCCCCATCCGCCGCAGCGCGTCGATGGCGGGCGCGTAGCCCGGCGAGTAGCGCAGCGCCTCCCGGTACTGCACGACGGCGGGCCCGCGCTCGCCGAGCGCCTCCAGGCACGCGCCGAGCCGGTATCGCGCCGCCGCGTCCGCCGGGGTGCGGTCCAGCACGAGCCGCAACGACCCGGCCGCGGCCGAGGTCTCGCCCGACTCCTGCTGGTAGGTCGCGAGCTGGAACCTGAGCTCCGTGTCGCCCGGGTTCTCAGTCAGGTAGTCGGTGAGTACCGAGACGGCGCCGTCGCGGTTGCCCGAGAACCACAGCGCGGTCGCGAGATGCGCGGCGGCGGGACCGTACCCCGCGTCCAGGCCGAGCGCGGCCGAGAACTCGTCGGCGGCCTCCTGCTCGCGGCCGACCCGGTACAGCGCCAGCCCGAGGTCCGTGTGCAGCTTCGGCGACTCCGGGTCC containing:
- a CDS encoding tetratricopeptide repeat protein: MSPETSETRYGTLVMRAILACIVLLLLASGAIVARVLTRAASPDPPVDPQEFAIAQARSDLAQDPESPKLHTDLGLALYRVGREQEAADEFSAALGLDAGYGPAAAHLATALWFSGNRDGAVSVLTDYLTENPGDTELRFQLATYQQESGETSAAAGSLRLVLDRTPADAAARYRLGACLEALGERGPAVVQYREALRYSPGYAPAIDALRRMGETP